The following proteins are co-located in the Escherichia fergusonii ATCC 35469 genome:
- the apaH gene encoding bis(5'-nucleosyl)-tetraphosphatase (symmetrical) ApaH, with translation MATYLIGDVHGCYDELIALLHKVEFTPGKDTLWLTGDLVARGPGSLDVLRYVKSLGDSVRLVLGNHDLHLLAVFAGISRNKPKDRLTPLLEAPDADELLNWLRRQPLLQIDEEKKLVMAHAGITPQWDLQTAKECARDVEAVLSSDSYPFFLDAMYGDMPNNWSPELRGLGRLRFITNAFTRMRFCFPNGQLDMYSKESPEEAPAPLKPWFAIPGPVAEEYSIAFGHWASLEGKGTPEGIYALDTGCCWGGTLTCLRWEDKQYFVQPSNRHKDLGEGEAVAS, from the coding sequence ATGGCGACATACCTAATTGGCGACGTTCATGGTTGTTACGATGAACTGATCGCATTGCTGCATAAAGTAGAATTTACCCCTGGGAAAGATACCCTCTGGCTGACAGGCGATCTGGTTGCGCGCGGCCCTGGTTCGCTGGATGTTCTGCGCTATGTGAAATCCTTAGGCGACAGCGTACGTCTGGTGCTGGGCAATCACGATCTGCATCTGCTGGCGGTATTCGCCGGGATCAGCCGCAATAAACCGAAAGATCGCCTGACACCGCTGCTGGAAGCGCCGGATGCCGACGAGCTGCTTAACTGGCTGCGTCGCCAGCCTTTGCTGCAAATCGACGAAGAGAAAAAGCTGGTAATGGCCCACGCAGGGATCACGCCGCAGTGGGATCTGCAGACCGCCAAAGAGTGCGCACGCGATGTAGAAGCGGTGCTGTCGAGTGACTCCTATCCCTTCTTCCTGGATGCCATGTACGGCGATATGCCAAATAACTGGTCACCGGAATTGCGGGGGCTGGGAAGACTGCGGTTTATCACCAACGCCTTTACCCGTATGCGTTTTTGCTTTCCAAACGGTCAACTGGATATGTACAGCAAAGAATCGCCGGAAGAAGCCCCTGCCCCACTGAAACCGTGGTTTGCGATTCCTGGCCCTGTCGCTGAAGAGTACAGCATCGCCTTTGGTCACTGGGCATCGCTGGAGGGCAAAGGTACGCCGGAAGGTATTTACGCGCTGGATACTGGCTGCTGTTGGGGCGGGACATTAACCTGCCTGCGCTGGGAAGATAAACAGTATTTTGTCCAGCCGTCGAACCGGCATAAGGATTTGGGTGAGGGAGAGGCGGTCGCGTCTTAA
- the apaG gene encoding Co2+/Mg2+ efflux protein ApaG produces the protein MINSPRVCIQVQSVYIEAQSSPDNERYVFAYTVTIRNLGRAPVQLLGRYWLITNGNGRETEVQGEGVVGVQPLIAPGEEYQYTSGAIIETPLGTMQGHYEMIDENGVPFSIDIPVFRLAVPTLIH, from the coding sequence ATGATCAATTCGCCCCGAGTGTGTATTCAGGTTCAAAGCGTCTACATTGAGGCACAATCTTCACCTGATAATGAACGTTACGTTTTTGCTTATACCGTAACCATACGCAATCTGGGGCGAGCGCCAGTGCAGTTGTTGGGGCGTTACTGGCTGATCACCAATGGCAATGGCCGTGAAACCGAAGTCCAGGGCGAAGGAGTGGTTGGCGTTCAGCCACTTATCGCGCCTGGCGAAGAGTACCAGTACACCAGCGGTGCAATCATTGAAACCCCGCTGGGCACCATGCAGGGTCACTACGAAATGATCGATGAAAATGGCGTCCCCTTCAGCATCGACATTCCCGTATTCCGACTCGCCGTTCCCACACTCATTCATTAA
- a CDS encoding DUF4291 domain-containing protein: MADYFEIRADYNQHTITVYQAYNDAIADVAVRDGRFGAPFSFNRMTWIKPSFMWMMERSNWGLKKDQQRILAIRIKRTFFDTLLEQAVLTTPEAHVYPHAGVWETLFAQANVYVQWDPERSINGKKLEHRSLQLGISRNLISQFNEDAIVAIDDLTPLVRKCHNLLINGKTTQAKSFLPPEKIYPVSAAARKALGMKNS; encoded by the coding sequence ATGGCTGACTATTTTGAAATACGTGCTGATTACAATCAGCACACCATCACGGTTTATCAGGCTTACAATGATGCAATCGCTGACGTCGCCGTACGTGACGGGCGATTTGGCGCACCTTTTTCATTCAACCGCATGACCTGGATTAAACCCTCTTTTATGTGGATGATGGAGCGTAGCAACTGGGGACTGAAAAAAGATCAACAACGCATTCTCGCAATCCGAATCAAACGCACCTTCTTTGATACATTGCTGGAACAAGCGGTGCTAACCACGCCGGAAGCCCATGTCTATCCACATGCAGGAGTTTGGGAAACGTTATTTGCGCAAGCAAATGTATATGTTCAGTGGGACCCAGAACGCAGCATAAATGGCAAAAAACTGGAGCACCGATCATTACAGCTTGGTATTTCTCGTAACTTGATCAGTCAATTTAACGAAGACGCCATTGTTGCCATTGATGATCTGACGCCGCTGGTGCGAAAGTGTCATAACCTTTTGATAAACGGTAAAACAACACAGGCGAAATCCTTCCTGCCGCCAGAAAAAATTTATCCTGTTAGTGCAGCTGCAAGAAAGGCTTTGGGAATGAAAAATTCCTGA